A single window of Oreochromis aureus strain Israel breed Guangdong linkage group 5, ZZ_aureus, whole genome shotgun sequence DNA harbors:
- the tp53inp2 gene encoding tumor protein p53-inducible nuclear protein 2 gives MFRTITRMLFGREEETPEDVKAGDTMEEGWHVVTHQEAGSAENQDAMLTDSQPSSSVPQGTDMETDCIADAEPAAQSGSTGTSAQSVFSSFSKPKAIAKMTQAKVLAERHHVSRNAIQRQNRVRQGVQHHSYHLQQPGCRSLSH, from the exons ATGTTCAGAACAATCACGCGTATGCTTTTTGGAAGAGAGGAGGAGACCCCCGAAGATGTCAAGGCTGGAGACACGATGGAGGAAGGGTGGCATGTTGTCACTCATCAAG AGGCAGGTTCAGCAGAAAACCAGGATGCAATGTTGACTGACAGTCAACCATCCAGCTCTGTTCCTCAAGGAACAGACATGGAAACTGACTG CATTGCAGATGCAGAGCCCGCAGCACAAAGCGGGAGTACCGGGACCAGTGCTCAGTCCGTGTTCAGCTCTTTTTCCAAGCCCAAAGCTATAGCCAAGATGACACAGGCTAAGGTTTTGGCAGAGCGGCACCATGTGTCCCGCAACGCTATTCAACGCCAGAACCGTGTTCGCCAAGGAGTCCAACACCACTCCTACCACCTCCAACAGCCAGGCTGTCGCAGCCTCAGCCACTGA
- the snai1a gene encoding snail family zinc finger 1a, with protein MPRSFLVKKYFAKQKPNYSELECQNDICLENYTLADLSSVNTTATCFTTGLVWDLSVLPTLYLPASQTEPSANTGPLDLSSPSSLSSNASSSGEEDEGRTSDPPSPEPVHTYGPRQRMKCTGVMAHISPPEEEEERETPATATRPAFLCKHCPKEYTSLGALKMHIRSHTLPCVCTTCGKAFSRPWLLRGHIRTHTGERPFSCPHCNRAFADRSNLRAHLQTHAEVKKYQCNVCSRTFSRMSLLQKHSSSGCCSTSV; from the exons ATGCCTCGATCTTTCTTGGTCAAGAAATACTTCGCTAAGCAAAAGCCAAACTACAGTGAACTGGAATGCCAGAACG ACATTTGTTTGGAGAATTATACTCTTGCTGATCTCTCATCAGTCAACACCACTGCCACCTGCTTCACCACAGGTTTGGTGTGGGATCTGAGTGTTCTCCCCACCCTTTACCTGCCAGCCTCCCAAACAGAGCCCTCTGCCAACACAGGGCCCCTGGACCTCAGCTCCCCATCCAGCCTCAGCAGCAATGCCAGCAGCAGTGGAGAGGAAGATGAGGGGCGCACCTCAGACCCCCCTAGTCCTGAACCCGTGCACACGTATGGCCCTCGCCAGCGGATGAAATGCACAGGAGTCATGGCTCATATCAGTCCcccagaggaggaagaagagagagagaccccTGCCACAGCTACCAGGCCAGCTTTCCTCTGCAAACACTGCCCCAAAGAGTACACCAGCCTGGGGGCTCTGAAGATGCACATCCGCTCACACACTTTGCCCTGCGTTTGCACCACCTGCGGGAAGGCTTTCTCCAGGCCGTGGCTGCTGCGCGGTCACATCCGCACACATACAG GTGAGCGCCCATTTTCCTGCCCCCACTGCAACCGGGCCTTCGCCGACCGCTCCAATCTACGGGCTCATCTGCAGACCCACGCCGAGGTGAAGAAGTACCAGTGTAACGTGTGCTCTCGCACCTTCAGCCGCATGTCactgctgcagaaacacagttCCTCGGGGTGCTGCTCCACTTCGGTGTGA